A region of Anopheles merus strain MAF chromosome 2R, AmerM5.1, whole genome shotgun sequence DNA encodes the following proteins:
- the LOC121587900 gene encoding uncharacterized protein LOC121587900 has translation MASRRSYFVENEQGACRLCTRPDEIDDMVRCDECDRWFHASCVKVIRLPDEDEEFVCVKCRNDRAEYMEISQSTNQDTTLKALIEALKMSGLTSSTHIKRMTLNSLPNFNGTSKDWPKFKRAFEETTEEGSFSNVENLNRLQHALKGEAERCVRRLFLEPDNVPIIMKKLEEQFGRPEQVYQDLLGEVLKVRVENQMKIPDLSDALEDMIINLKAIKKEGYLQDHRLVDELIFKFSTDKQLKWIEFKSSLEKKNKIPTLEHFSEWLYPIAENIRKLPKRNERFRQPVNFHRPQFSPNQQRPAEINNNRPMNRPPQPHNSHPMNTQTRPFNTRVRNVQRFFQPCPCCQGSHALYRCERFKNIPVHERLEIVVNSQQCQACLTSNNHSQNNCNEARECGIQGCRETHHQLLHTGDTVRMNYHQTIQNVYYQIVPVVLRNNNHTLETYAFLDAGSSLTLIEENTANKLHLNGVTDPLTLTWTQNLSVQENCSRRVSCMIKGMNEKKEHLLNGIRTVKNLQLPSQTLSGSILAARYPHLKGIKLSDYQKARPTVLIGLNHSHLLMPLGRKMGRPEEPMAIKTKLGWLIFGIDKICLSETNHLMIHKSEDLMTEMMRQYFSTEEFGVKPVKTVKSQALERAETIIEKTLKKTDGRYEVGLLWRDDNVILPNSYSNALRRLATQEKQLAKDPGLKNWLCKTFEEYQQKGYIRKLTKEELKRHSQKIFYIPHFVVVNKNKPIPKPRRDGIFIWSAPSIP, from the exons ATGGCGAGCAGAAGAtcatattttgttgaaaatgaGCAAGGTGCTTGTCGCTTGTGCACTAGGCCAGATGAAATTGATGATATGGTACGCTGCGATGAATGCGACCGTTGGTTTCACGCTTCATGCGTAAAGGTAATACGATTGCCcgatgaagatgaagaatTTGTTTGCGTGAAATGCAGAAACGATAGGGCGGAGTATATGGAAATTTCGCAATCCACAAATCAGGATACAACCCTAAAGGCACTAATTGAAGCGTTGAAAATGAGTGGTTTGACCTCATCAACTCATATCAAACGCATGACCCTAAATAGTTTGCCAAATTTTAATGGTACTTCAAAAGATTGGCCAAAGTTCAAACGTGCCTTTGAAGAAACCACCGAGGAAGGAAGTTTCAGCAATGTAGAAAActtaaatcgtttacaacatgctTTGAAAGGAGAAGCAGAAAGATGTGTTCGTCGATTGTTTCTCGAACCAGACAACGTTCCAATCATTATGAAGAAATTAGAAGAACAGTTCGGGAGACCAGAACAAGTGTATCAAGATTTACTTGGAGAAGTATTAAAGGTTAGAGTCGAGAACCAGATGAAGATACCGGATCTGTCAGATGCTTTGGAAGACATGATCATCAACCTCAAAGCTATTAAAAAAGAGGGATACCTTCAAGACCACAGATTAGTGgatgaattaatttttaaattttcgacCGATAAACAATTGAAATGGATCGAATTTAAGTCTAGCCTtgagaaaaagaacaaaataccAACACTTGAACATTTTAGTGAATGGCTTTATCCGATAGCAGAAAATATCAGAAAATTGCCGAAAAGGAATGAAAGATTTCGACAACCTGTAAACTTTCATCGTCCTCAATTTTCGCCAAATCAACAACGTCCAGcggaaataaacaacaatcgTCCGATGAATCGTCCACCACAACCTCATAATTCTCACCCGATGAACACACAAACCAGACCATTCAATACACGTGTGCGGAACGTTCAACGATTTTTCCAGCCATGTCCATGTTGTCAGGGTTCTCACGCACTATATCGATGTGAACGTTTTAAGAATATTCCGGTACATGAAAGGCTAGAAATAGTGGTAAACAGCCAGCAGTGTCAAGCATGTTTGACATCGAATAATCATAGCCAGAACAATTGCAATGAGGCTAGAGAATGCGGTATTCAAGGATGCAGAGAAACCCATCATCAGTTACTGCACACTGGCGACACAGTGCGGATGAATTATCATCAAACAATCCAAAATGTCTACTACCAGATTGTTCCAGTGGTTTTGCGAAACAATAATCACACGTTAGAAACGTACGCATTTTTAGATGCCGGGTCATCTTTAACACTCATCGAAGAGAAtacggcaaataaattgcacttAAACGGTGTAACCGATCCATTAACCCTAACATGGACACAAAACCTATCGGTGCAGGAAAACTGTAGCAGAAGAGTGAGCTGCATGATCAAAGGAATGAACGagaaaaaagaacatttaCTTAATGGTATACGGACTGTGAAAAATCTACAACTGCCAAGTCAAACGTTATCTGGCAGCATATTAGCAGCACGTTATCCGCATCTTAAAGGTATCAAACTATCCGACTACCAGAAAGCTCGTCCAACTGTGCTGATTGGATTAAACCACAGTCATCTTTTAATGCCGCTTGGTCGAAAGATGGGACGACCGGAAGAACCAATGGCGATTAAAACCAAACTTGGATGGTTGATTTTTGGCATCGACAAAATATGTCTATCAGAAACAAATCACTTAATGATTCACAAGAGCGAGGATTTGATGACTGAAATGATGCGACAATATTTTTCCACCGAAGAGTTTGGCGTTAAACCGGTGAAAACAGTAAAATCTCAAGCATTAGAGAGAGCGGAGACCATCATCGAGAAAACACTGAAGAAAACGGATGGTAGATACGAAGTAGGCTTGCTATGGAGAGATGATAACGTCATATTGCCGAACAGCTATAGCAACGCGCTCCGTCGCCTAGCAACGCAAGAGAAACAGCTAGCAAAGGACCCTGGTTTGAAAAATTGGCTGTGCAAAACATTTGAAGAGTACCAGCAGAAAGGATACATACGCAAGCTTACGAAAGAAGAGTTGAAACGGCattcacaaaaaatattttacattcctCACTTTGTGGTAGTGAACAAAAATAAGCCGATACCAAAGCCGAG ACGAGATGGCATCTTTATTTGGAGTGCTCCTTCGATTCCGTGA
- the LOC121587898 gene encoding transient receptor potential cation channel protein painless-like yields MQLALAASFDANDLSEFNRALRNGANVNLRDRDARYTVFELACKTPGKKPFIRACLNHGAVLSEKNPETSEYPIHLAALSFDSENLSELLRAPRIQVDQMYEDRTALYLLFEQIDSDNWKHVFECVKLLLKYDANINATDENSVSPIALLVTAGYDDWRKEILEYCLQNYSVNVDYRRQQARKAIVKNFPGTDIPIYDMEKVTLDVLRNKLSAGTEDEFLAAYEKYCQQNNGHVPPEEERAELLSVAVYQAKLTAAQKLVDGQMVDGKFTGNPKLLSGLLSKCCNRGNVQMLEWLLRIIPDEEVALVNKDPLLSLLVKQIDVYTDNKESSYIRSMRILLNDPRLDIDKSDVKKCTAMHYAVKYKNDHAQELLLDEGAYIWGENIFGDLPNSEMDSSLLEKHLDSCVTNNDRKPGDEDYEVRISFANFIPPAHNPNSEDEMRPIVRIAQSPNSKHLLWHPVISSILLLKWMKVIHLLYLNLVICTVCFASFATYIVFYYAREDTILKQLLYCLSVLGCVYLIVREASQFRLSPGAYLLSMENLMELLLIGGYVAVLAHESADETWSIVLVGVLLLLGVELTLQFGMLPVNSIATNMVMLKTVTKNFLTSLSLYSIILASFTLSFYTVFKMKDIAQLRETNRPEQAAVHKQDIEDEHLFKNFGEIQLALIKTTVMFTGEFDAADLPYKSSRSMYVLFPAFVFFVTIIINNLINGLAVSDTTTIRAESELVGIMEMVSIICRYEKAQEGFEFIHSTLGKIKFLKLGWLFPNLKLFCNENPLHQIVLKPSDQSLSTIRLEQQIINTIENGGMRKKRTSSTNNTAANSSEMRNGQEEIQLITTNETISNMENGQERTRPTNKNCQLPTHKTYQAKSLLYKPFKEMLSKIVTKSIEILNSRQMHGGSQAQRLSRMEQNMTKIMQELKELNELVRGIGKGRRGDGKKS; encoded by the exons AAAAACCCCGAAACCAGCGAGTATCCCATCCACCTTGCCGCGCTATCCTTCGACAGTGAAAATCTTTCCGAACTGCTCAGGGCCCCGCGCATTCAGGTGGACCAAATGTACGAAGATCGGACGGCGCTGTACCTATTGTTCGAACAGATCGACAGCGACAATTGGAAGcatgtgtttgagtgtgttaaGTTGCTGCTAAAGTACGACGCCAACATAAACGCAACCGATGAGAACAGCGTGTCACCGATAGCTCTGCTAGTAACAGCTGGATACGACGATTGGAGAAAGGAAATTCTTGAATACTGTTTGCAGAACTACAGTGTGAACGTAGACTACCGGAGACAGCAGGCGAGAAAAGCGATCGTGAAGAACTTCCCTGGCACGGACATTCCCATCTACGACATGGAAAAGGTTACCTTGGATGTGTTGCGGAACAAACTGTCCGCCGGAACGGAGGACGAGTTTCTTGCGGCATACGAGAAGTACTGCCAGCAAAACAATGGTCACGTGCCGCCCGAAGAAGAACGCGCTGAGCTGCTATCCGTGGCCGTGTATCAAGCGAAGCTGACCGCCGCTCAAAAGCTCGTTGACGGGCAGATGGTAGATGGCAAGTTTACCGGTAATCCAAAACTACTTTCGGGCCTGCTATCCAAGTGTTGTAATAGGGGGAACGTGCAGATGCTCGAATGGTTGCTGCGAATCATACCGGATGAAGAGGTAGCGCTAGTCAACAAGGATCCTCTGCTTTCGCTGCTCGTGAAGCAGATCGACGTGTACACGGACAATAAGGAGAGTTCCTACATCCGCAGCATGCGCATCTTGCTGAACGATCCGCGCCTAGATATCGACAAGAGCGATGTGAAGAAATGTACGGCGATGCATTACGCCGTCAAGTACAAGAACGATCACGCccaggagctgctgctggacgagggAGCGTACATCTGGGGCGAAAATATATTCGGCGATCTGCCGAACAGCGAGATGGACTCGTCCCTGCTGGAGAAGCATCTGGACTCGTGCGTCACGAACAACGATCGGAAGCCGGGCGACGAGGACTACGAAGTGAGGATCAGCTTTGCCAACTTTATACCGCCGGCCCACAATCCAAATTCCGAGGACGAGATGCGACCGATCGTACGCATCGCACAGTCACCCAATTCTAAACATCTGCTCTGGCATCCTGTCATATCGAGCATTTTGCTGCTTAAGTGGATGAAAGTGATCCACCTTCTCTACCTAAATCTGGTAATCTGTACCGTGTGTTTCGCTTCGTTTGCGACATACATCGTGTTTTACTATGCGCGGGAAGATACCATTCTCAAACAATTGCTGTATTGCCTGTCAGTGTTGGGATGTGTGTATTTGATCGTGCGTGAAGCGTCCCAGTTTAGACTAAGCCCAGGGGCTTACCTGCTATCAATGGAGAATTTGATGGAGCTATTGTTAATCGGTGGATATGTTGCAGTATTGGCGCACGAGTCAGCCGATGAGACATGGTCAATAGTGCTGGTTGGAGTGCTTCTGCTGCTAGGGGTGGAGCTTACGCTGCAATTTGGCATGCTCCCGGTGAACTCCATTGCCACCAATATGGTCATGCTGAAGACGGTTACGAAAAACTTTCTCACCTCTTTGAGCTTGTACTCTATCATATTGGCGTCGTTTACGTTAAGCTTTTACACAGTGTTTAAGATGAAGGATATTGCTCAGCTGCGAGAGACGAACAGACCCGAACAAGCGGCAGTTCATAAGCAGGACATTGAAGATGAGCATCTTTTCAAAAATTTTGGTGAGATTCAGCTGGCGCTGATAAAAACTACAGTAATGTTCACTG GGGAGTTTGATGCAGCAGACTTACCATATAAATCATCCAGGTCCATGTATGTGCTGTTTCCAGCGTTTGTGTTCTTTGTAACGATTATCATAAACAACCTGATCAATGGTCTGGCCGTCAGCGACACAACG ACCATTCGGGCAGAATCCGAATTAGTAGGCATTATGGAGATGGTATCCATTATCTGCCGATACGAAAAGGCACAGGAAGGATTTGAGTTCATCCATTCAAC ATTGGGCAAAATTAAGTTCCTCAAACTGGGATGGCTGTTTCCTAATTTGAAACTTTTTTGCAACGAGAATCCGCTGCATCAAATTGTTCTGAAGCCTAGCGATCAAAGCCTATCCACAATCCGGCTGGAACAGCAAATCATCAACACGATTGAAAATGGTGGAATGCGAAAGAAACGTACGAGCAGCACAAATAATACGGCTGCAAATAGTTCGGAAATGAGAAATGGCCAAGAAGAAATTCAACTTATCACTacgaatgaaactatttccaaCATGGAGAATGGTCAAGAGCGAACTAGACCTACTAACAAAAATTGCCAGCTTCCGACGCATAAAACCTATCAGGCAAAGAGTTTACTTTACAAGCCTTTCAAGGAAATGCTGAGCAAGATAGTGACGAAATCGATCGAGATTTTGAACTCCCGCCAAATGCACGGTGGATCACAGGCGCAACGCCTATCGCGCATGGAACAGAACATGACAAAGATCATGCAGGAACTAAAGGAGTTGAATGAATTGGTACGGGGCATTGGGAAAGGGCGACGTGGAGATGGTAAGAAAAGCTAG